TCCAGTCGGACAGTGTTCAGCCCCATGTCGAGCATATACTGGAAGATATTCCGCACACGAGTGGCATCGAACCGGAGAAACAAATCAGGCGAGTACCCTCCCCCGAGAACTAGGAATGGCGAGCCGTTCACGGTAAACGCTGTGTCGTTATGAGAATTTACATGAGAGTCTACGTGGCGAATGCCAAACCGCCTTGGAAGCGCAACATCCGAGACCTGATCCTTGCCCACTGTCGCATTGACATTGACCGTGTACAAGGGCTGGGACCCCCATTGCGCCGGCCACCACACCTTAGGCTTTTCGATTCTGACAGTCATAGGTATGGTCTTTGTTTCATGTGGTTGGAGAGAGAATCGCTGGGAAAGCACAAGGCTCTCAGTGTCAGACTGGATGGACCCCTGTACAGTACCGGTGACcgtctcatcctcatggtTCGTCACATCCACGAGAACATTCACCGTAACGGGCTTTCCATCAGGCTTTCTGAAGTCGGTGAGTACCCGCGGCGACGAGATCGACACCGGCCCCGTCTTTGAGATCATGACATCCCGCCATAGACCGGTGCCATTGTCCGCTGGGTACGGATTCCAATCCACAAACCCCTGCGCGAAATCCCGGAGATAGTTCGTCGGATACGCCTGGATGAGCAGCGCGTTTGCGTCAACACGCAGGTATTTTGTGATGTCGTACGTGTGACCGCCGTACGATCCCTGCTGAACCGAGCTCGGTGCAACCAGCACCCCGTTGACGTATATATCCGCCTTGGAGGTGATGCCATGCGTGTGAAGCAGATAATGCTCTCCTTGGCggatcttgttcttgatcaACAGCTCATGTCTGTATAGCCAAGGCGCGTCGAACTTGGCAGCGTCGCCGGTTTTGGTTTCCATGTTGTTGGAGTAGAACAGGGTCGTGTCGTCGTAGACGCCGTTCTCAAGTAAACCCGCCATGACGGTCGCCCGCGCCCCAACCTGATACCAGGAAGAGTCGTCATTCCCTGGGAGCGACCATGCAGAGACGTTGGACACCGCAAGGGAAGACTGCAGTCGCCATTGACTGAGCGTGGTCGTATCCCCTGCCGTCTCGCCGATCCCGTCGACAACGGTCACGCCAAAGGCCGCCACATATAGACCATACAACAAGATGATCCAATCCATTTTGAACGTGATTGAATTGTTGCTACTACCAAAGCCTTcgagagggaagagggagagataTATACCATCGAGGATCAGTCTGCAAACTGCCGGCGGAGATTTCGAAGATCTCCGGTTTCACCGTTGATTCTGCAGATCACACGGTCCTTGCATGGAGCTCTCACTGTGGCTTGTGATAGGCTGAGACTCATGTAACCATGGTAGTTTAAATGGGAGTCAGTTGAATGGCCGAATCCTGATCGGGTCAAGCGAGTGCCATAGTTACATCAGGCACTTGGGGGCCAAACATCCACGGTTGAACGAGGCGCATCCTTGCGAGTATGGATCTAGTCCATTGATTTCATGAGATACTGAATGTATTATCTCGTACATAGAGTCAGAAGGGAGGAATTCCAAAGCTGCCACAGAATTACTTAGTGACTCGTTTACAATTAGCAAATTCATAATCCCCTCCGGGTCCATGGACTCTCTTGTTTACTCTACATTAAGCTGCTTCTCTGCCTTTGATATTGCCTATACTTCCATAGACTGCTATATAGTACCTCTCCCCCTCTTTCTAATAGCTGCTATATCCCTACCTCGTGCTTGATCGTCCAAATATGATTATATGCCATTACTGCAATTTCCCAAAACAAGAACCTGGGGAAATCCCCACTAAAACTGGATGATTGGGGTCTAGCCGAATCGGGACCCCGCATTTATATTTATGACTCTTCCTGCTCAGAACCCAAAATGAAGCTCTCAATTACTCACCCAGAAATTGATTCTCGTATACTGCAGATCGCAATGGCATCGTCATCTCCGACCCTCAAAGAAAATATCAGGAAGGCCTACGACAATGTAGCAGTCAAGTACGCAGAATGGACGAAATCCAGCTACCCTACCCGCGTCCAATATCTGCAGAAGCTGCTCGCATGCCTTCCGCCCGCACCAGTGGAAAAGTCGGTTCTCGAGTTAGGCTGCGGGTCAGGCCAGCCGTGCACTGCGATCCTTGCTTCAGACCCTGCCATGAAAGTCACGGCGAACGATATCTCTCCTGTGCAGCTTGCCCTTGCCAAAGAGCATCTCCCCTCTGCAAATGTGGCTCTTATCGAGGGAGACATGATGGAGCTGTCGTTTGGAGATCACAGTTTCGACGCCGTCATTGCAATGTATTCGATCCTGCACTTGCCGAAGGAGGAACAAGTGACTCTCCTAAAAAGGATCTACAAGTGGTTGAAGCCTGGAGCCTTGTTTCTGGGGAGTTTTGCGGCAGGactcaaggaagaggactTGTTTGATAAGCACTGGTTGGATGGGACTGATGGGGAGATGTTTTGGAGTGGCtggggagaggagaggacCTGTGAGATAGTCTCGTTAATCGGATATGAGCTGATTCTCAGGGAGGTTGTCGCtgagattgaggaagagaagggagaaggaagagaaatTCCCTTTCTGTGGGTCCTGGGGAAGAAGCCAGATAATTAATCAGGTGGGGATAGTTCGTCCGACCTTCTACAGCCTCCTGGAACGATGATTGTCCAGTGTTAGGCAAGTATTCACTCACTGACCTCTAGCTTGGCGACTGCTCGAGGTCAATCCAAGCAAGTTTCCAAGGAAATTTCCAAGGAAGTTTTCAAGGAACAGTAGAAGAGGATCAATTGCAAAACTAGAATGCTCTCTGGAAGAGCTAGTTGCGATAAGAGCACATGGTTCGACTTTATTCTGAGTGTATAAAGATTTTCGTAAGGACAGACTCGCCTTTCTCGAGCTACAATGGCGCGACGTCGGCATTGCACCTGTTTGGACCGCAGAGTATAAGGTTAAAGAAGGAACTGGCCTGTCGGTTCAACGAACATCGCTCTTTCGTCGCTTTGCGCCGGCTTTCGGGCTGTTTTTTCCAACTGTCCTTGTTGCTCGGTCCGGCGTCAAGAACGGATTGGGCCTGTTGTACTCTGATATGTCAGACATTTCAGGGGATCCGGGGGCGCTTTGGCCCCGGGGAGTATTTGAGATATCGTGCGCTCTGTGACGGCTGACTGGGCGCTTCTCGGAGGGCGGTTCTTCTGTATCTGGCATCTCCTTTTCACTGGCTGCTTCAGGAGGAATCCTCAGTGCTGGAGATTTCGAAACTGTCCTAGTGGCCTTCTTGTGCGGTGGCTGGGGAATGGTGTGGGCTTTTGGAGTGTAGCTCAATCCGCTCCTGATCCTGCAATAGGCAAATATGCAAGAGATAACATAGCTCAGAACGGATGCGCGAGAAGCATTGCTCGAGAGCAAGAGCGAGAGCACCAACAGCAAAAGCAAATGCAAATGTGTCATCGGGGCCCACAAAAAGGATGCGAGGCGTTTCAATCCCTCGCAGCCGTCAATGAGAGTCAAAGCACTATTCCCCAAGAGCGGCCACATCAAGAACATGACTTGACGGTGAAACCCCCAGCCAATCCTCATGCGACATTCGTACTCGAAATAATCGAGATCTGTCACGTCAGTCCATGCTTTCAAGCGCAGCCGGAGGCATTTTTGACATGAGCTGAAGCCAATGTCGCTGTCCCGACATTCAGCGCGGGGGCACCTGGGGTGGCTAAAACGTTCCCCTCCCAGAAGACGAAGTCTATCCCTCCAGAAAGGCAGAAGTTGGGCATTCTCGTCATACGGACTGAGCTGCAGCCAGCGGGACCAGCAGTTCAAGATCTCCAAGGCCTCGGTCCAGCTTCCAGTACAGTATTCTCGGTGGCGCGTACCGCAAATGCATTTGTATGAATAATTCATATTGGCGAGTTCAGCGAGCGCCAATGACTCTAACCGCCCGTGCCAAGGAACTGACATTCCTCGGGGCACCCCATCGATCACTGTGAAGGTTCGGTGCCCGCACTGACTTTGATGCCGTTTCCCGCGCTTCAATGGCGTTGCAGATTTTCCCACTTTGAAATATCCCGCCTCGTCGCTCTGATCAGCGAATAGATAGGCATACCCTTTTTCGTCATTCGTGGCAGTCTTCAGGATCACCTCCTTGATATTGGTTTCCAGCTCCCAGATCGGCATTGGTCGCACAGACGCCGCGGGGGTCCCTTCGACAGGTCGCCCTGTGTCACGGCTCTCCGGAGAGGTACCGCCATTTTGACCGTCAATTGGCATGATGGGATGCCTATGAGTCGCGTCGTCCGCTGTAGCATTGAGATCGGATTAGTGCACGGTCCGATAATGACTTGGTCCAAAGAGGGATCCCCACCTGGATCGCTCAGATTCATGCCCGATTCTGTAATATTCTCAACATGATCCGGCTGTTTAACGCTGCTGTTTACTTGAGAACGATTTACATGCCCACTATGACGTGTGAGCCTCTGTGCCCGAGGGGAGGGCGAAGGACTATTGTCGGATAGCTGGCGAACCGATTCACAAAGCGTCTCCGTGTCCGAGGCATCCGGCCCATCAGAATCCGATATAAGTATGGGGTTCTCCATAGAATTACCCGATTCTGGGGGTGTGACCAGAATGGGATACAAAGCAGCTGATGGGGGGGTCGCTGGTGTGTCGTCGGACATTATGGATGGTGATTTGGTCGatctaaaaaaaaaaaaaaattcaaGCTCTGCGAACCAGCGGTCGAGAGAGGGAGGAATATATGCGTCCAGCTGTGCGACGCAATCCCAACTCCATCTCTTGCAAAAGCACCACAACCCCTGACAGGGCTATTAATCGCCCATAGCGCAGCTCAGCCTTGATGCATAGCACCGCCCAAGTTGCGGCTTACATACCTGTCTAAAGCAGCCCAGGAACGCCATTTCAGGTCAAAATGATCAATACCAGCGCCAGGGACAGTTTTAGGACGAAAAACCCTTGTCGCATGCTGCAGTAGGCCAAGGATATATCCAGTCATGCGCCACACGAGAATTCGTAGACATGTCAGTTCACAGTTAGTGTGTTGGCGCTACTGCGTGTACTCTGCCCTGTGTTTTGAATTGACGGGGGTTGGTTCTTAGTTTGTCACTAATGCTTGCTAGTTGAGAGGCTGGGGTGCAGTTCAGGGAGTCCTGTTTAATTCATATGCAGATTACTCCAGACAGCACTACTCTGTAATCTCTGACGGCAGTGTGGCCTGGACGGAAAGGCCCTTATCTTTGGTTAATTAGATTCTGATCTCGTGCAGGGCAGTTTGGTTGAGACCCTTGTAGTCTGAACTCCGACGAACCCCCACCTGCAAGACGAACTGTGTGACCATAAACCGGGAGAATCCTCCGGAATCCGGATATATGTAGTGTAATCAAACCTCGGATTTCTCCGTTAAGCCAGACATTCCGCGCCAGAGATCTATCGTGAGGTTATCCATTGTCATTTCTGGTCACATGAATGGATGCCCCTTTCACGCCGATAAACAAATCAAAGATACTTTGAGCGGGCAGAATCTCATGGCTCAGACAAGAACCATGAGTTCTAATTTTCGCTTTGGTGGCCAACAGCTAGATAACGGCCTGGTTGGATCGGTTTCTTGTCTGCGTGATGCCGCTAAGATTCCAAATCTGCCACAGGGCAAGTATCTATTGACCATCTACCACAGTAAAGGCATGATTTACAGCAACCAATCAGTAGCCCGGTAGCTTACAACTCAGCCTCGTTCGCATGCGCCTTAAAAGGGCCGGCGGCTGGATACAAACTTGCAGCTCCTCCCGATCACCATTTCATTTCTGAAATTATGTGCCATTGACTTCTTGTCCCATATGTCTATCCTTCTGAAATTACGACAGAGTTTGTGCCGATACTGTTCATGGCCGAGAGTCTTGGGGCTGCAGCGTCAATTGTAGGGATTGTTTCGCTCGCGGGGCAGATTTGCAGTGGGGTCCAGCAACTCTACGCCTTTGTGGACTCTGTCAAACAGGCTCCGTCGGACTTTCAGAACATCAAAAATGACATGCTACTCATAGAGAGGCTCGTAGGGCGTATGGCCGACGACTGCACCGGCCTCCCGGAGTATCTGGACAATGACATTCTCAAGTCCTCCCTTGAGCTGTGCCTGTCTCGCATTACCCGACTGTTGACAATCATCCAATCACTCGATCCCTCGAGCCAGAAGAATCGACCCATCAATTTGATAAAGGCAACCGTGAAAAAGGCGAGGGTTGCGGAGTTTGTAAAAGAGTTGGACAGTGCGAAGATGACTTTGATGCTAGTGTATCAACATCATACCCAGTCAGTTGTGGCCACCGAAATCTATTCCTGTTGGTCTTACTGACACGGCCCGCACAGGACATTACGCCCTCTAGGTATGAGCCAACTGGCCTGCCGTTCGACGAGCAATGCACAACCGATGGAGCAAAAAAAGCTCAGTACACAGATGGTAAAGTTCGGTCAATCGTGCAGCAACACGTCGGAAGTAATATACGCTTTTTGGCTCGGCAGCTTGTCCGTCAAGTCTCAAACAGTCACACGAAGACCAGCAAATCAAAAACCAGACACGGCAGCGACCGAGTATCGATCCGAGAAAAAGACGTTTACTCTGAAATCAACAGGATGGTGGTCGTCTCGCATCATCGAGCTGCAAGCTATCCGACAAGCGAGTCACTGGACGTTCAACCTACGACCATGGCAAGTAGTCAGTCCTGATTCTTTATTGTTTGCCTTTTGCAGGGAGGGAGATTTACGCAACATCCAACGACTCTTTAGTAAAGGCCTGGCCTCGCCTTTTGATATAACACCTGACGGTGACATGGCATTGCATGTTTGTATTTCGCAGTCATGATTGGCACTGGTGAGATGCTGATTATTCTGACAGTTTGCGGCCTTGTCGGGAAACCCGGAATTGGTGGCATTCCTTCTGTACAATGGAGCAGATGCACATGTCGAAAATACATCAGGAGAGTAAGCAGGTCCATATCCATTGCGCCGTCAATGACCAACGAAATATCAGGAACGCTCTTCATCTCGCAATGATTAGTCCTCGGGAAGAAGAACATGTGGAACTGGCCCGGTTGCTAGTGGAAAAAGGGCAAGTTGATCCCATGGGATCAGTAAGACAAACCGGCGTCGTACACTCATATGCCGGTCCGGTGGAGGCCTTCAGGTACCTCATCCACCAAGATGAGTTTCTCGTCGACCCGGAAGAGCGAAACCGTAGTGGAAGAACAATCTTGCACCATCAGATCTTCCATCGACTCTATTACGGGGAGTCCTTCGAGCGGATCCAGGTTCTTTTCGCTGCTGGTCACCATCTTTCCGGAGGCCACATTGATGGCGACCCGATCTATGACGGCTATTCCGCGCTGCATTGCGCTGCTCATGTCTGGGCTACTGCAAAACTCAGAGAGGGCGAGCACACAGCGCGGCAAAGTGAGCTGGTTCTGCGGAGGCTTTTGACTACAGGAGAGGGTATACATCGAATAAGCAGCCGAGGTTACACCGCTTTAACGACTATCGGCGAGATGATCCACTTTTGTAACAGAAGCCCGGCGCTGAATCAGGAGATTATCGCTGCATGGCTCAATCTGCTTTCGGAGGCAGGACACGACGTAGAGGCCTACTGCCTGACGGAATGCACCCTTGAGAGAAAGAGACAGGAGACTTCAAGATCGGCTTTTCCTAGGTTTCTTATCGTCTTCGAAAAGATAGAAGGAGTGCAGAGACTTAATAGCATGCGGATATCGATCTCCTCACTGGAACAGGTGATTGAagtggaagatgaggatgaagaagccCCGAAAATTGAGAGCACACGAGCATTGTCATCCCACGTCGTTCCCAGTTTTCGGGAAAGGCGTACTGACGCAATGTTTCCAAATCGTTCAGTCTCTTTGGGTCTGAGGAAGCAAATATTTGCCTTCGTGATGTTCATATTGTTCATATTGCTTCTTCGTCAGACCTAGACTAGGACTGGAGGAAGAATGTTTATACACTAGCAACAATTACAAGTGAATTGTATGATCCTCTCCGTAACTTATATCTATAATCACAGAAGCAGTAAATGTAGAATAGACAATTGTAAAAGGATGACAAAAGGGGAGAAACCAAGCGAATCCAATCTGACAACAACGGCCGGTCCGTCTAGACACCACCGAACCCTAACCACGGACGTTCAAACAATAAGGTCTACTTCCTATGAACCCGGCAAAGTCCAGCATCATCCCAATCCTCACTCCCCACTCCCTTCCGAGCAATGAAAAGACCACTGGGATCCCATTTCTGCTTGATGCGATACAGTCGCGGATAGTTGCTTCCCCAGAACTCAGTCTGGAAATCTGGCTCGTAGGCATTGGCCTCATTCATATAGGACcccatcttctttccctcGACAGCCTTGAGAATTGGCATCTCAACGTCAGTCAGGCGGCGAATGATAGCATCCCGTTGAGCGAGGGTGGCAGACGGCGGCCAGGCGCGACCAAAATCGATATGGGTCGCTGCTTTTCTCCAGGCCGGATTCAAAGCGCTGTCGATAGTCCGTCCGTTTTTGGTGACAAGTCCTCCGGCGACGATGTGGCCGGTGATACCTTGTCCGGGATCGAACTTGATCTTCTGTAGAGCGGAGACCAGTTTCTTTGGGCCGTCGCTTGAAACAAGCAAATCGTGGGAGAATAGCCTTGAACCTAGGATAGTGTTATGGCCAGTTTGGTCTTCCCTTGCgggaaggaggagatcggAGAGAAGAGTATGGATATCGGGGAAGGCCAGCGACTCGTATTCCGTAAAGACACCGGAGGTTTCGTTCAGCTTGGATCTGAAAGGCGCGAAGAGACGATCCATCATTGCTGTGCTGCTTTGATTTGCAGCCATGAGTATGATTGACAGTGACGAGACATTCAATGTCTTGTCCACCGGCATGTTGGGAGTCATCCAATAGTAGCCCCCGGCGTGGTCATTGATGGCTGGTAAAGCAGCATGGAAATCCGTCATCACCTGCCAGAAATTGGGATCCCCGGCCATGGTGCTGACATTGAGATTGCCAAAGACAACTGGAACCTCGTCAAAGGTGCGCAGGGTCACTGCCACAACAACACCAAAGGTgccccctcctccgccgcgaAGAGCCCAGAAGAGGTCGGTGTTCCGATAGTTGTTCGCAATAACCAGGTGGCCCTATGAGGAGGTTAGCCCGCATTCTTAACGTCAGGATGTGCACCTACAGTAGCAGCCACGACGGTATATTCGAGTACATTATCCGTGGACATGCCCTTCCAGGGCCCCAAGAAAGAGTGCCCTCCTCCCTGGATATACCCACCCGCAGCGCCAACAGTGTGTGAAAGACCAGCAACCACTGTCTTGCCTTTCtttccagcagcaggataTAGCTCCTGCAAGCTGACACCAGCCCCAATTGTGATGGCGGAACCCTCTGATATGTTACTCGGAGCACCGCTCGGTCTGAAGTTGTCACTGAAATGGATATCCTTCATTCCATTAGTAAGGATCTGGAGTGACTGCGGCGCCGTTGAGCGACCAAGAAAGTCATGCCCAGAGTTCTTGATCGCAAGGCGAAGATTGTGTCTCTTGGCGAACCGAACAGCTTCTTGGATGTGGGATGCTTTCTCGGCCACGACAGAGTATAAAGAAACCCTCCCCTGACCGCAAGGCCCCTGAGGGTTTATAATCGAGCAGGTCTGGTTATGTTCCAACCACGAGTCCCAGTTTTCCCACTGAACGGCGCCGGGCTGCGCGGCTCGCCAGGTGGAATTATACCATTGCTTGGTGACAAGGTCGCAGGCTTCGGAGTCTCCTTCATGGCAGGGGGCAGCCACCGGCCGAACGGCGAAGAGATTACCATCAACGGAGCTGTTAAGGGCATTCCACTCTTGTGGAGAGGGCCAACAGGGCTCGTGGGGTCTGCAACGACAGGAGGAATTCGAACTGGCAAGAGCCAGTGCAGCAAAAGTGAGACTCAGTAACGCTTTCATCGCAGCTGCTATCTTGTAGATATGCTTCAGCTATGTTGAAGAATGATGGGAAACGTTGACAGCCATGATGACAGTTCgcttatatatatactaccGATAGAGTTGTCATCTATGTAGCGAGTACGACGACCCATGGATCCTAACATGCGCACTGCCTGGCCTTCGTACTCGCTAACGTTCAGGAGGTCAACTAGGAAATAAAGCACCAAACACAGTAGTCTGTCTGATCGATCATTCAGCTGAAAGGCATCAGAAGCAGGCTGATCGGCGTCACCGTCCGTTCGCTCGTATTCGACTGCGCTGTCACAGAGGGT
The Aspergillus fumigatus Af293 chromosome 4, whole genome shotgun sequence DNA segment above includes these coding regions:
- a CDS encoding GIY-YIG nuclease family protein — protein: MPIDGQNGGTSPESRDTGRPVEGTPAASVRPMPIWELETNIKEVILKTATNDEKGYAYLFADQSDEAGYFKVGKSATPLKRGKRHQSQCGHRTFTVIDGVPRGMSVPWHGRLESLALAELANMNYSYKCICGTRHREYCTGSWTEALEILNCWSRWLQLSPYDENAQLLPFWRDRLRLLGGERFSHPRCPRAECRDSDIGFSSCQKCLRLRLKAWTDVTDLDYFEYECRMRIGWGFHRQVMFLMWPLLGNSALTLIDGCEGLKRLASFLWAPMTHLHLLLLLVLSLLLSSNASRASVLSYVISCIFAYCRIRSGLSYTPKAHTIPQPPHKKATRTVSKSPALRIPPEAASEKEMPDTEEPPSEKRPVSRHRAHDISNTPRGQSAPGSPEMSDISEYNRPNPFLTPDRATRTVGKNSPKAGAKRRKSDVR
- a CDS encoding FAD-dependent oxidoreductase, whose protein sequence is MTHYVSLIHQTLCDSAVEYERTDGDADQPASDAFQLNDRSDRLLCLVLYFLVDLLNVSEYEGQAVRISNSSCRCRPHEPCWPSPQEWNALNSSVDGNLFAVRPVAAPCHEGDSEACDLVTKQWYNSTWRAAQPGAVQWENWDSWLEHNQTCSIINPQGPCGQGRVSLYSVVAEKASHIQEAVRFAKRHNLRLAIKNSGHDFLGRSTAPQSLQILTNGMKDIHFSDNFRPSGAPSNISEGSAITIGAGVSLQELYPAAGKKGKTVVAGLSHTVGAAGGYIQGGGHSFLGPWKGMSTDNVLEYTVVAATGHLVIANNYRNTDLFWALRGGGGGTFGVVVAVTLRTFDEVPVVFGNLNVSTMAGDPNFWQVMTDFHAALPAINDHAGGYYWMTPNMPVDKTLNVSSLSIILMAANQSSTAMMDRLFAPFRSKLNETSGVFTEYESLAFPDIHTLLSDLLLPAREDQTGHNTILGSRLFSHDLLVSSDGPKKLVSALQKIKFDPGQGITGHIVAGGLVTKNGRTIDSALNPAWRKAATHIDFGRAWPPSATLAQRDAIIRRLTDVEMPILKAVEGKKMGSYMNEANAYEPDFQTEFWGSNYPRLYRIKQKWDPSGLFIARKGVGSEDWDDAGLCRVHRK
- a CDS encoding class I SAM-dependent methyltransferase; the protein is MKLSITHPEIDSRILQIAMASSSPTLKENIRKAYDNVAVKYAEWTKSSYPTRVQYLQKLLACLPPAPVEKSVLELGCGSGQPCTAILASDPAMKVTANDISPVQLALAKEHLPSANVALIEGDMMELSFGDHSFDAVIAMYSILHLPKEEQVTLLKRIYKWLKPGALFLGSFAAGLKEEDLFDKHWLDGTDGEMFWSGWGEERTCEIVSLIGYELILREVVAEIEEEKGEGREIPFLWVLGKKPDN
- a CDS encoding ankyrin repeat domain-containing protein; amino-acid sequence: MAESLGAAASIVGIVSLAGQICSGVQQLYAFVDSVKQAPSDFQNIKNDMLLIERLVGRMADDCTGLPEYLDNDILKSSLELCLSRITRLLTIIQSLDPSSQKNRPINLIKATVKKARVAEFVKELDSAKMTLMLVYQHHTQTLRPLGMSQLACRSTSNAQPMEQKKLSTQMVKFGQSCSNTSEVIYAFWLGSLSVKSQTVTRRPANQKPDTAATEYRSEKKTFTLKSTGWWSSRIIELQAIRQASHWTFNLRPWQVVSPDSLLFAFCREGDLRNIQRLFSKGLASPFDITPDGDMALHFAALSGNPELVAFLLYNGADAHVENTSGENALHLAMISPREEEHVELARLLVEKGQVDPMGSVRQTGVVHSYAGPVEAFRYLIHQDEFLVDPEERNRSGRTILHHQIFHRLYYGESFERIQVLFAAGHHLSGGHIDGDPIYDGYSALHCAAHVWATAKLREGEHTARQSELVLRRLLTTGEGIHRISSRGYTALTTIGEMIHFCNRSPALNQEIIAAWLNLLSEAGHDVEAYCLTECTLERKRQETSRSAFPRFLIVFEKIEGVQRLNSMRISISSLEQVIEVEDEDEEAPKIESTRALSSHVVPSFRERRTDAMFPNRSVSLGLRKQIFAFVMFILFILLLRQT